CCCGCGCTATTGACAAAGCCCATAACCACGACTTTGCCGCGAAATGATTGTATAGAAAATGGTTTGCCAAATTGATTGGTCAAATGAAAATTGGGGGCGGGAATATCCTTGATGGGGGCACCGGGATCGACAGAAGCGGGCTCAGTCGACGGGGTCGACACTGAATTCGGGTTGGCTGCAGCAATATGCACGGACGATACGGCTTTGTACACGGCAAAGCCAACCGCCATTAAGACGGCTAGAAGTCCTAAAGAAATTGTCCATAAAGTTGTTTTACGCATCACGGGAAACCTCCACTTTGCTTGCTTTAAGAAAAGACAGTTGATAGGCCCGGACCAAGAAGCCAGTACCAGCCAAGATAGACGGCGGCAGCAACCATGATGAGGGCGCTTAACTTTTGCACCATGGGGATAATTTGATTGATGATTCGTTCGACTACGCTGCGCGTGATGGCGGTTACGGTCGATAACCCGGTAATAACTGTGGCTACGCCCAGAGCAAATGCTCCATACACGCTCAATGCAGATGTGCCAGGATGGTTGAGACTTTCGCTCACGACCACCATAAAAACGGGAAGGCTACAGGTTAGGGAAACCATGCCATAACTCATTCCATAGGCGATAAAGGCGGGAGCACTCCCTCGTTCAAAGGTGCGTTGTAAACCATTTAAAGCTTTTGTGCCGGGTATGCTGCCAAACGTTAATGATCCCCGCCAAGTAAAAATGGCGAGAATGATCAAAAATAAGGCCATCATCAATGAAAAAATCGGGACGATTTGAAATAGGATATGTCCAATCGTTGAGAGCACAAGGCTAGCCATTCCAAAAATCACTACGACACCTATGGACGTTAATACTCCGGCTTTGATGCCTGCCGTCCACTTCCAGTCCCCAGGGTTCACACGCCCTGAGAGCAGATAGAGTAAATAGGACGGCAATAATGCGACCCCGCATGGATTAAAAGCAGTGACTAAACCGGCTGAATACGCTAATAACTCAGGAATCGACAAGAATCATAAACCCTCCTTGACACGCAATTGTTTGACAAAAAATGAATGTCTGTCCTGCAAATACCATCCGAGAGCGCAAACGTTCTTTCGCAAAAACTCGGTTGTGGGCTCCGAACACATTACACTATGTCGATTATGGCTCAAAGAGATAAACTCAGCAACGGTCCAAACTGGATCCGTTGTGATAATACTCCAGGGATTCCAACCTATTAATGAGACTGAGTTAATGAGACTGAGGTTCAAGATGGGTGATGAGATACAGGGCACGGTTGGTACTAGGAGCATACACAGCGTATGCTTCTTTGCCAATCACTCGTTCGGCAACAGCATGGATGTGCGGAGCACCCGCAAGGGTAATGGCGGAAATGAAAATGCCCGGCGATGAAATCACGGGAGCCACATCTCCGGCTTTGAAAATAATTTGAGGGGAGAGGGTGGACGGAAGGGCCACATTCTCGGGAAGCGGTTTGAGCGTTTTATACCACGAAATTTCATAGCCGCCTGGATTGACCCAGCTGTCCACGCTCATATAGTAGGTTCCCGTGCGCGGGTGAATTGGGGGCAGATAGATAGGAATATGGCACTGACTAATAATGAGTTGTTCATTCGAGGACAATTTGCGTGGTAATGGGGAAATATGGGACTGCACCTTGGTGGTATAGGTCAGCTGCTGATGATCTTTAACGGGTACTTCTACTACCTTAATATCTTTTACCCGCAACGAGTGATCCGTTTTCATGACAATGTCTGCCTGAAGGGTAAACGGTTCGGCTTGGCTTAAACGATTTTGAGACATGGAATGTGCCATCCATAGCAATTCTTGATTGCTTACGCTCATTTGGGAAACCAAAATAGTATAAATTTTGTGGTTATGCGGCCAAGCTACGGCTTTATCAGGCCCTAAGTCCGGCCATAGCCAGAAGGTTTGTCCAAACTGGTGCACAATATTGGGATGGGGCCATAATGGATATTGGCTGGCGGTCACCATAAGCCATGGACTCTGTTTGGCAAAGTAAGAGAAATTAGCGGAGGTCACCTTCGAAGCGACCTCGGGCCGCGCGGCTTTTTCACTCACCCCGATCCAGTAATTCACGCGGGTATGCGTATCTTTAGGCATGGAGTCTAACACGGGCAAGTGGCTCACTCCGGCCCGTACTACTGGAATCATGCCCGTGGCACTCAAAGTCTCGTTAAAAGGCAAGAATGAGGGCACGGGAACAACAGGCTGGCGGTGGCCTTTGAGAAATGGTATGGCAAAATTTAGAATTTTGGCGGCGCCTTGTAACTGCGTTGAGGGTGGGGATGTATGATGTGACCACGGGGCCCATAAACTAAGAACAAACGCCCCTGCCACAGCGGCACTACCCACGGCCAAAGACCATGATGCCCAAAACGGGCGGGCTTTTTGGGCTTGGACCGGATGAAATTCCGGGACTGGCATCGCATCAAGTTGATGATGGAGGGCCATTCGAATTTTTTCTTCCCACTCGTCAGATTTTCTGGTCATGTTCTGCCACCTCATCTCGGAGCCTTTTGCGTAACCGTGCCAATTTTGTTTTTAAAAAGGTTGGAGTCGTGCCTAAAATGGCTGCGGCCTCTTTTAACGGTAAGTCATGGTAATACACTAAAACAATGGCCATCCGGTCTTTGGGTTTCAATTGGGCGATAGCATCCCACAAAACCGATAATTCCTGATTATCGGATATCTCAGCATGACTGGATTTCGTCATGCTGAGCTGATCAAACAATTGCACCTCTTGACGCTTTTGACGAAATACATCCATGCACAAATGGGCCACGACGGTAAAGAACCACCGCAAGGGCGGCGATTTTCCGTGGTGTTTTTCCCGGTATACTACATAGCGGGCTAAACACTCCTGAACGATGTCTTCGGCCAAGGAGTAATCGCGAATCGTCGCCCACGCAAAACGGAAAAGTTTAGGCGCAATTTGCTCAACAAATTCCACCATTTCTTCTTCGCTGGTGGGATGCGTAACCGATAACTTGTTTACAGCTTTCGCGAAAATCACCTCGCCTTTATGGCAAGGCTGGAACCGGTGCCCGTTTTGGAGACGGCGCCGTAGAACGACCGGTGAGCCATAACCCCAGCCTTGTTCGCGATATCATTCTAATAATGCCCAAAGATACGCTAGCTGTCACGATGACACTGAAAAGGTCAGCGATTGCCCACGGCATTTGGGTCGTTGCCCATGAGGCTAAAGGTTCTAAAATCATGGGATGAATTAAGTAAATGCCGAGGGAAAATGTGGAAAACTGGCGTAAAAGCCCGGCAATCCAGCCCCATTTCACGGCTTCTGTAATCATTTGCCCGGCCATGAGCAAAAGGATAAAGGTCATAATGGAATAGGGAACCATGGCGGGCTGCAACACACTCTGCGCCGTCATCAAATTTTTATGCTGGGCTGTCCACAAAAATACCCCCGTCAGGATCATCCAACTTAGACCCCAACCGCCTGCAATAAGCAAACGATGCTGCCGCAAATATTGGGATGCTCTCTCCCATGACGTGGCGAGCAATCCACCAGAGACAAAATAGAGGCTATAGGTCCATACCTCAAGACCAGTGTAGTGATTGATGCCTTGAGGATGAGGACCCAAACCAAAAGCATCATAAGCCATTAAGAGGACTTCGAAGATAAATACCGCCGTCCACAAGCGCCAGGGCTTATTGTGATAGAGGCGAATGAGCCAGAAGAACACCGGGAAGATCGTATAAAATTGAATAGTAATCAACAAATAATACAGGTCAAATGCGGCCCGCCCCGTGGGCAAATCGGCCAGAGTCGTGGTGACAATAAGCCAAGGATGTTGCCATCCTAAAGTTCGCACGACGTATATAAGACTCCATAAGATATAGGGTATGCCAATAACGGGATAACGCTTACGGAAAAATTTTTGCCATGAAGTGGGCCGATTCAACATGGCTTGAGTTAAAACCAGGCCAGTAATCGCCATAAACACTTCCCGGGTAAAATGCAACAGGGTGAGCACATAGGCACTGGTGAGGGTGCGTCCTTCGCTGGTAAACCAGGTCGCATGGACCATGATCACGCCTAATATTGTCAAAGCCCGGACCATATCAACCGCCATTAACCGCTGAGATTTCATGCATGCTGCCCTTCTTTCACCAGCATCCGGCGCTGAATTTTTCCCGTGGCATTTTTCGGTAAGGCTTCCACAAAATGATAGGCCACAGGACGCTTGTAAGGACTTAAATGCTTGGTCGATAACTCTCTGAGGGTCTCTTCAATGTCCGGATCAGATGACACAATATAGGCTATAGGTTCTTCCCCCAAAATGGGATGGGGACGTCCTACCACGACACATTCTTGTACGCGCTTGTCCTTTTGAAGAACTTCTTCCACTTCACGGGGGAAAATGCTCTCGCCTCCCCGCTTAATAACGTCTTTGACACGCCCATCAAGATATAAATACCCTTCCTTATCAAAATGCCCGAGATCACCTGTGTGATACCATCCCCCTGTCATTTCGGACAAGGCCCAGGCATTCATAGGAAGGTGAGAACGGATTACGGGTCCTCCCTTAATCCATACTTCAGAATTAATCAAGCGCACCATAATATTTCGGGGGCGTCCCACGGAGCCGGCAGGACCTCTTTGGCCTAAAGGGTCTGTGTTGACCGTTATGGGACCGCAAGCTTCTGTCATGCCATAGCTTTCGATGACAGGCACTCCAAATTGCTCTTCAATGCGTTCTAAAAGAACATGACCTAAAGGTGCGGAAGCTGAGCGAATAAAGCGGATAGACCCATGGGGGCCCGTGCCGGTGAGGGGGAGTTCATGGGCCTGGTGAGATAATATTGTTAAAATCGCGGGCACGGCATTGATCCAGTTTGCGTCCTGTTTTTGAACCGTGTTCCAGAAGGTTTGCCGGTTAAACGGATCTAAAATGATAGTGCCTCCGGCTAAAAAGGTGGAAAACAGCGCGATCACGGGTGCATTGACATGAAAGAGGGGAAGGGGGGAATATCCGCGGGAGTGTTCCGTTAACTGATGGGTCATTTTAACGGTGAGCGCCTGTTCCCATAATTGGTCTTGTGCCAATCCTACTGTTTTGGGCTGGCCAGTCGAGCCAGAAGTAAAGAGAATCATCCCGCTAAAATTTTCTTGCCATGGTGCGTCACTTTCTGGGGTATGTGATTCTAATATCCAACCGGGACTTTTCCCGCTGCCATGATTATCATGGAGCCAGATCCCACAGTGGGCTTCTTTCAGCTGACGCTGCCATTCTTCACGAGGCGCTTTAGGATTTAATGGAACAACCGCTAAGTCCCAAGCTAATAAGGCTAAGAGCCCGATAGCAAAATAGCAGGGTGAGAAGCTGCTAAGACCGACGGCTTGGAAAGACCGGATGCGATGGTGTTGTAAGAGGCGGTGAATCCGTTCGATTTCAAACCATACATGTTCATAGGTATATGTCGTGTCGTCACAGATTAAAAACGGATGGGTTAAATCAGGCAACGCATTCCACCTGCGTACTGCCCGGTTATTTCGCGTCATATTCGTGCTCCCTCTTAGGTTTTTTCTGACTTAAGGCTTTTTAGGCTTATATTTTTGAAACGGCGTGTTTCTTACCCGAGCGCAACGAACCGGGTTTCTTTGGCCCATAAGCTTAAAGCCAATGTGCCTAGCCACGTGACGAGTGCGGTAAAAATTAAGGTGCCTTGAATTCCTGACGAACTGAGCGCTTGCTCTAAGATAAAAGGAGCCAGGGCCCCGCCCAAGAGTCTAGCGACGGCCTCAGCAGCTCCCACTCCTTTGGCTCGAATGGCGGTGGGATATTGCTCCGCGGTAAAGATTTTCATCGCGGGATCGACGGCAATTCCAAAAAACGACAGAGCCATACCCGCCATGATAATTTCGGAGTACTGGTGAAGATGACTGAAGAGCAAGGCAAAGAACCCGGCTAAAAGGGTAAAGCTAATTAACAGGGGTTTACGTCCAATGCGTTCGACGAGCCATGATTCGATGAGTTTTCCGGGAATGGATGCGGCCATAATGAGGCTGGCAAATAACAAGGCCTGGTGTGCACTAAATCCTTCTTTTATTAATAAGGAGGGCATAAAATTCATAATCACATAAAACAGCAGCAGCACAGCAGGAAAAGCAATCCAGAGCATGGCAGTTTGCCGTCTGAAAGTTTTAGACCACAGTTTTTTGGAGGATGTGATGACAGTAGACCGTGCTTGTGAGAGCCAAATGGGTGATTCTGGCACAAAACGCATGATCGCAATCAAAATCAGATAGCCTGTTGCGCCGAAATAAAACATCTGGCGCCACCCGCTGGGACCTCCATAAGGAATGATCCACGATGCCAGAAAGGGGCTGGTGAAATAGCCAATAGATAAAAAGGCGTCCAAAATGCCCGCGGACCGACCACGCGCATGAGAAGGCGCCAATTCGGCAAAAAGAGTATAGGGGATAGGAAATGTTGCTCCAAGTCCCAGACCCGCTAAAAAGCGCAATACAACAAACATCGTCCAGTTGTCTGATAAACCGGTGATGACGGTGAGTGTCGTGTAATAGGCCAACGCCATTTGCAAAATGGTCTTGCGTCCAAATTTATCCGCTAAAATGCCAGCGGGGAATACCCCCAAGGCGACTCCCAGTGTCGGCGCAGAGACGACGACACTGCTTTGCCAGGCACTGAGGTGCCACTGAGCTTTTAACGATGGCAAAACTGTTCCGGTTAATCCAATGTCATAGGCTTCAATGAGCCAGACCATCGCGACTAACAATAATAACCCCCATAAGCGCCACGACAGTTGGCGTGGACGATTGTTATTCTCTGCAGCAATCACCAGACACGGCTCCTTTTCGGTGTTATCCTTTTTATCCTAAAGACGGGAAAACGAGCGTTTGGTAATCAGGACCGAAAAAATTTTTTTCAAATGATGTGTAACAATCCATAATGCTTCCAGCTCAGTTGACGGCCTTATTTAGGTCACGACGTTTTTCTTATAGAGTGGGACATGGTTAAAATTACTGCTTTTCATACCTAAGCGAGTTGCTACAATGAAAGGCGTGAATAAGACCGGCATGGATAATTGCTAGGGATCAAGGGAAATGAGCAAGGAGGAATAACTGTTGAGTGAGCGTAACGGATCGGATCAGCCCTTATGTCCCCAATGCCATAAGGTGGTACGAACGGAGGACCATTTTTGTCGGTACTGCGGTTATAAACTGACAAAACCGGTTGCGACGTCCTCACGGAGCGGGCGAGGGGTGAAGCGTCTTCCCCGCTGGCCATTTGCATTGATGGGGATTGCATTAGGTGTGGCCGCTGCCATAATGATTGGCAATCAGACCCAAAAGGTCGCCACTACCGGCTCTTTCAAAAAGCCTTCTTTGTCTCATCAGCATTTTTCGCCACCCGTGTCTCAATCATCTCCGTCTCCCTCTTCATCTCCGTCGTCGCCATCGCCTTCTTCTCCCAGTCCAAGTCCCTCACCGAGCCCCTCTCAGGGCCCTTCTTTGAGCCCGAGCCCGTCTCCCAGTCCAAGTCCGAGTCCATCGGGACAACCATCGTCCCAGCCATCCGGGAATTTTGTTAGTGTTCAACGTGTATATCATGGCACCACATTAGGATTGAACCTTCCCAAGACGCTCGATACGGTGGAGATATCTAGTCCCGGGGCTTGGCAATGGGGAAATCAGAAAGGCCAGGTCAGTTTAGATGTGGTCGCGCACAAACCGGCCGGAATTTCTGAGGCGTTAGGTCCTAGCACTTTTGGCACACCTATTATGTCTGAGGGGCACCGAGTTGCTCAAACCATTTATGTTAAATGGCCAGGACAGGGATGGGTGGAAGTGTCCATGCAGGTGCCCCAAAAACATGAAGTATGGCTATCAACGATCGCGCAAAGTATTCACATCGGATAATGACTTGGTGGTGTGAAGGACGAGAGTATTCAGTTAGCCAATAAGAGCCTTAAAACCAGACACTCTTATTCGCTGGGTAAAGTGGGAAGTTTTTCAGGCAGCTCGCTTAATGATGAGGTGATTATCTTGGGCCTTATGCCCAGTTCCTCGGTCGGTAAGTGCAAGCGGTTAATCCAAATCGTGTAAAATCCAAAATGACTGGCTCCGGCGATGTCCCAACCATTGGAGGACACAAAAACAATGTGCGAGGGCATCCGGTTAAATTGGGTCACAACCAGGTTATAAGCGTCGGGATGAGGTTTATAATGTTGGATGATGTCCACACTTAACACCCCATCCAGAACCGTTTGCATTTGCGTGGCTTTTACGCCTGCTTGCAGCATTAAGGGTGTGCCATTGGATAAAATGACCGGGTGATGTGATGCGCTCTTCAGCGCGTTCAAAGCAGGTAACGCGTCATCAAAGGCCACCGGATTCCACCAGGCCTGTTCCAAATCATTTTGTTCTGCCGCGGATAAAGACAGATGAAAATACTGCAAAGTATATAGCAAAGCTTCGTGGGTAATTTGGTCAAAGGGCACATATTGGTGCATTATAGTTCGTAAAAACGCGTATTCCAACTGTTTTTGGCGCCACAAGCTCAAGAAACTTTGTGCCTGCTCCTTGCCCATGAACCGTTCACATTCCTGTTGAATTTGGCTAACGTCCCACAATGTGCCGTAGGCATCAAACACAATGATCATGATTGTCCTCCTAGGTCCGTTGGCGGATTACCCGTTTATCCCGCCTACATGAGCTATTGTCTAACCATTAACGCTCCAGCATACGTGCCATTTTGCTTCATTATGAGGTTAACATGACAACATTCTATCGTCTTTCCCTAACATCATTCTGATGCCGCTTTTTACGCATCTTGCTGCAAGGCTGATGAGGAACTCACGTCGGATGACATGGAGTTTTTGGATTGCCGGGGCAAAAGCCAAGTGCTTAGGAACGTTAAGAGCGCAAATCCCAATGCCATTTCAAACGCGTGATGCAATCCTAAGGCGGTCAAATGCCGCGCTAAAGCTTTGACGGAAGGGGATAATGTTTGGCGCTTGGCGGGATTTAACAGGAGTTGGGTGGCTTGATTGGCACTCAGATTCTGACTCTTCGGCAAGTTGATTAACGTACCCATCAGGGCTACCCCAATCGATCCTCCAATTGTCCGGAAAAACTGTGTGCTCCCGGTGACAACCCCGCGCAAATCCCATGGAACCTGACTTTGTAAACCAATGAGCAAGCTCGTCAAGGACAGACCAAGGCCCGTTCCGATAACCAATGTACTGGCCAGGACCACGATATTTTGGGGAATGGTGGTGATGGCCATGAATACAGAGCCGGCGACCAATAAGAGGCCACCAATAACGGCTACAGGGCGGTATCCGGAACGCACTATCAGTCTGCTAGAGGCCATGGCTGCAATGGGCCATCCCACTAACATGGGGGTAATGGCACGACCTGCTGCCGAAGCCGTTCCAAACTCGACGCTTTGTACAAACAGCGGCACAAATGAAATCAACCCAAATAACAGCATGCCAGCAAATAAATTGACCCCGGTGCTAAAAAATACGAAGGGTTGACGGAACAATGGCAAGGGCAGAATCGGTTCTTGAGCGGAACGCTCCACGCGCAAAAACGCCCAGATGATCAAGACTCCGAACCCCATAAAGATCAAGCGAAGCGGCAGGTGCCATGAAGTTTGCATTAATCCAATTAAAAACCCGGTGACACCGACGGTGAGCAATATAGTTCCCAGGGTGTCAAGTTTATGCACTTTCTTTTCCACCGTTTCATGGAATGTGGTAATGAGAATAATCATGGCGACAATGCCCACGGGTAAATTGATTTCAAAAACCCAGCGCCAGCTGGCATTTTCCACAATCCATGCCCCAATTAAGGGGCCAATAATGGCCGACAAGCCCCACACGGCGGAGAATAATCCTTGGACTTTGGCACGTTGTTCTAATGTAAAGAGATCGCCGACAATCGTTAAAGCTACAGGCAGTACGCCAGCGGCTCCGAGTCCTTGTAGGGCACGGAAAAAGATGAGTTCGGGCATACTTTGGGATAAACCGGAAAGCACTGAACCCAAAGTGAAAATGAACGTGCCCCCTAAGAATACGGTTTTGCGCCCGTACATATCCGCGAGTTTGCTGTAAATGGGCACTGGGGTAGTGGACGTTAAAAGATATGCCGAAAACACCCATCCGTAAATCGCCACCCCGTGCAAATCATTGATAATGCTAGGCATCGCGGTGCCAACAATTGTCATATCAAGAGCCGACAGAAACATGGCGAGTAAGATGGCAATGACAATCCAGACCTTGCTGCGTGAAGCGGTATTGGGCAAACCCGATCCCTCTTTTCTAATTTAACGTTTACGTAAAATGCAGACATTTTCCGTTCAATAAAAAAATCACTCCTTCACTATATCACAATTTTTTGCTGTTGCATGTCTTTTAGATTGTCGTCAAGAATGCGGCTTAATCGTTGCTCCATCACACTCACAACGGCTAAGACGGCCAAAAACATCTCTTGTCACCGAAATACGTTTTCGTTTAAACTACAGGTGTCATGACAGGTGTTATATATAAAGAAATGATTTCACGCGCGGAGGGAATATATGTTGATACAGGCCTGGCAGCAATTGGCGCAACAAGGCTTAGAAGAAGATATTGGACATGGTGACATTACTACCGAGTTGACTATTCCTCAAGATTTGCAAGGCACAATGAATTTTACCGCGCGTCAAGAGCTGGTGATATGCGGACTTCCCATTATCCAAGCGGTTTATGCTCAGTTAAATCCTGCGGTAAGAATTGGCTTGCACCGTCAGGAGGGAGAAAAATGTCAACCTCAGGATATTGTGGCATCCGTTAAGGGACCAGTACAAGCCCTATTAATGGGTGAACGCGTCATTCTCAATGTGTTGACATGGCTCAGTGGTATTGCCACTATCACGCGGGAAATGGTGGACAGAATTTCAGATTTACCCGTCAAAATTCTTGATACCCGAAAGACCCGTCCCGGGCAACGCATTTATGAGAAATATGCTGTCAAAGTGGGGGGAGGTCACAATCACCGATTTGGTCTCTATGATGCCATCTTGGTCAAAGACAACCATGTGGCGGCAAAAGGTGGAATAGTCAATGCGTTACATGACATTCGCCGGCATGCCCCACACGGCATGTTTATTGAGGTGGAAGTTGACCGTCTTGATCAAATACCCGAGGCTCTTGCAGCGCAGGTGGACGGTATCTTATTGGACAACATGTCGGTGGAAGAGATACGCCAAGCCGTCTTATACATTAATCATCGGGTATTCGTGGAAGCATCAGGAGGCATTAACCCCACGAATTTACGCGAAGTGGCCGAGACAGGGATCGATGCGATTTCGCTGGGTTATATTACGCATTCGGCGCCGCATGTGGATATTGGAGCGGACTGGGAGGTGAACGGATGAACGTTCAGGCACTGGTAATTGGTGCCGGAATTGCTGGATTGGCCACGGCATTAGAAATGGCTCAATTTCATGATGTGCTCATTTGTGCGCCTGCTGAGGGCTGGAAACAAGGGAGTACATACCGGGCGCAAGGAGGAGTGGCCGTGGCACTCGGCCCTGATGACCATTGGCGGTATCATTTAGAAGACACGCTAACAGTGACAAGAGGACTGGCCGACCCGGGTGCCGTACGCATTCTTGTCCAAGAAGGTCCTGATGTGGTCCGGTCTTTAATTGAGGCCGGCATTTTTCAGATGGTGCCTGGCTCTCGTCAGCCAGCGTTAGGCCGGGAAGCGGGTCATCGTCAGTCCCGCATTCTTCATGCCCCCGGTAGTCTAACAGGTCAAGCCATTGCCCAATATCTTTATGACAAAGCCTCTCATCATCCCCGAATTCACTGGGTAGAGGGAGAAGCCGAACAACTCATCATGGATTCAAATGGATATTGCCGCGGGAGTTGGATTCGGACCCCTGCCGCAGAGTATTTTCCGGTGTTGGCTCCTGTAACCGTGTTAGCCACGGGAGGCTACGGCGCTTTATGGCGGTACACGACGAATTCTCCGGGGTCAATTGGCCAGGGATTGTGGTTAGCCTATGAAGCCGGGGCAGAACTAGTGGATTTAGAATTTTTGCAGTTTCATCCCACCGTCTTATCGGAACCAGGGGTAGAGCGGGGTCATGCCTTGTTGTTAACCGAGGCCTTACGCGGGTTTGGCGCGCATTTAATCAATGAGCATGGAGAACGGTTCATGAAAGCGTATCCCGGTCAAGAATTAGCGGGGCGTGACGAGGTTGCCCGGGCTGTATACCAGCAAAAGCAAGCATTTTTAACGTTGAAGCATCTTAATGCCAACCAGGTCTATGAACATTTTGGAAAGTTAGCGGAGCTGGTTGCAAAACGAGGATTTGATTTGGCGCATGATCTTTTGCCAGTAGCGGCAGGTGCTCATTTTTCGATGGGGGGCGTGAGGACCGATCATGTTGGCCAAAGTAGTATTCCGGGCCTATTTGCGGTCGGTGAAGTGGCGTGTACCGGCGTCCATGGAGCGAATCGCCTGGCATCCAATTCACTACTGGAAGCCCTTGTGTTTGCCAGGCGCATTGCTGAGTATACGAAAAACGTCACCACAGTTTCGCCAGTACTCTCTAATCTTGTTCCCCCTACTCCCCAAAACATATCCGATGCCGAAATCCTCGAACAATTAGGGGATCTCATGGATGAATATTTTGGGGTCATCCGCTGTCCCGAAAAAATGGCTTTAGGTCTTAAGCGGTTGCACGACATGCATGCATCGCGCCCTCATTGGATCTTGGCATTGTCTCTTCTTATTGCAAAGTCCGCCTTTTCGCGCAAAGAAAGTCGGGGCGCTCATTACCGGTCAGATGTACCCCAGAGTGATTCCAAATGGGCTGGACACCTGATTCATCAAAAACAGCAAGGTACCCACTTTCAGCATTTGGCTGCTGGCTAATTTGCTTTCTTGTCAATTGTGAATGAGTTCCGTGACTTAAGGTCTATAGATAAATAGGAGGTTATAATGGCAGATACATTGACGGATGCACTTATTGAAGAAATCCAAAATTTGAAGGCGCAACATAATGCGGTGATTTTAGCTCATAATTATGAACCCGGGCCGATACAAGACATTGCCGACTTTTTAGGAGATTCATTAGCTTTGGCACGCTGGGCGCAAAAGAGTTCTGCGGACGTTTTGATTATGGCG
The Sulfobacillus thermosulfidooxidans DNA segment above includes these coding regions:
- a CDS encoding MDR family MFS transporter, translating into MPNTASRSKVWIVIAILLAMFLSALDMTIVGTAMPSIINDLHGVAIYGWVFSAYLLTSTTPVPIYSKLADMYGRKTVFLGGTFIFTLGSVLSGLSQSMPELIFFRALQGLGAAGVLPVALTIVGDLFTLEQRAKVQGLFSAVWGLSAIIGPLIGAWIVENASWRWVFEINLPVGIVAMIILITTFHETVEKKVHKLDTLGTILLTVGVTGFLIGLMQTSWHLPLRLIFMGFGVLIIWAFLRVERSAQEPILPLPLFRQPFVFFSTGVNLFAGMLLFGLISFVPLFVQSVEFGTASAAGRAITPMLVGWPIAAMASSRLIVRSGYRPVAVIGGLLLVAGSVFMAITTIPQNIVVLASTLVIGTGLGLSLTSLLIGLQSQVPWDLRGVVTGSTQFFRTIGGSIGVALMGTLINLPKSQNLSANQATQLLLNPAKRQTLSPSVKALARHLTALGLHHAFEMALGFALLTFLSTWLLPRQSKNSMSSDVSSSSALQQDA
- the nadC gene encoding carboxylating nicotinate-nucleotide diphosphorylase, translating into MLIQAWQQLAQQGLEEDIGHGDITTELTIPQDLQGTMNFTARQELVICGLPIIQAVYAQLNPAVRIGLHRQEGEKCQPQDIVASVKGPVQALLMGERVILNVLTWLSGIATITREMVDRISDLPVKILDTRKTRPGQRIYEKYAVKVGGGHNHRFGLYDAILVKDNHVAAKGGIVNALHDIRRHAPHGMFIEVEVDRLDQIPEALAAQVDGILLDNMSVEEIRQAVLYINHRVFVEASGGINPTNLREVAETGIDAISLGYITHSAPHVDIGADWEVNG
- a CDS encoding L-aspartate oxidase gives rise to the protein MNVQALVIGAGIAGLATALEMAQFHDVLICAPAEGWKQGSTYRAQGGVAVALGPDDHWRYHLEDTLTVTRGLADPGAVRILVQEGPDVVRSLIEAGIFQMVPGSRQPALGREAGHRQSRILHAPGSLTGQAIAQYLYDKASHHPRIHWVEGEAEQLIMDSNGYCRGSWIRTPAAEYFPVLAPVTVLATGGYGALWRYTTNSPGSIGQGLWLAYEAGAELVDLEFLQFHPTVLSEPGVERGHALLLTEALRGFGAHLINEHGERFMKAYPGQELAGRDEVARAVYQQKQAFLTLKHLNANQVYEHFGKLAELVAKRGFDLAHDLLPVAAGAHFSMGGVRTDHVGQSSIPGLFAVGEVACTGVHGANRLASNSLLEALVFARRIAEYTKNVTTVSPVLSNLVPPTPQNISDAEILEQLGDLMDEYFGVIRCPEKMALGLKRLHDMHASRPHWILALSLLIAKSAFSRKESRGAHYRSDVPQSDSKWAGHLIHQKQQGTHFQHLAAG